A stretch of Thermococcus bergensis DNA encodes these proteins:
- a CDS encoding ferritin family protein has translation MKLEELLQKIVHQENELYNLYKLGETFATYEHPSLIEHFQWLASEELRHKNTIEKFSSEKTLEKTAVIDYVDSLSLEPYFQDERAEPQTLTDLILEALIREKHSYELYKKLSQILSGSLSEIFNMMAQEELKHAYRLKIIYEGLEE, from the coding sequence ATGAAGCTTGAAGAGCTCCTGCAGAAGATAGTTCACCAGGAGAACGAGCTTTACAACCTCTACAAGCTCGGAGAGACCTTTGCTACCTATGAGCACCCCTCTTTAATCGAACACTTCCAGTGGCTTGCAAGTGAAGAGCTGAGGCACAAAAATACAATTGAGAAGTTCAGCAGTGAGAAGACTCTGGAAAAAACCGCGGTTATAGATTACGTGGATTCTTTAAGCCTGGAGCCATACTTCCAGGATGAGAGGGCTGAGCCTCAGACACTGACTGATCTTATCTTAGAGGCCCTCATAAGGGAAAAGCACAGCTATGAGCTCTACAAAAAACTAAGCCAGATACTTAGCGGTTCTTTAAGCGAGATATTCAACATGATGGCTCAAGAAGAGCTCAAACATGCCTACAGGCTGAAGATTATCTATGAGGGTTTAGAGGAATAG
- a CDS encoding radical SAM protein → MALKKLKVYIPGISFPSISITGNYCALSCAHCGKHYLEGMKKVTKQNLVEYCKSLEKEGYKGCLLSGGMDSRLKVPLDRYSSEIERIKKETELKLNAHIGFIEEKDLEWIKHVDVVSLDFVGDDDVIRRVYKIEKGVKDYLAIMELLTSNGIRVAPHITIGLDFGKVWWEYRAIDMLVEYPIDVLVLDVLIPTRGTEMENVKAPSVEESLKVIRYARERFDGELSVGCMRPMGKWRLEFDKGAIAEGIDRITNPPRKVIEWAKKIREVEIIYECCVM, encoded by the coding sequence ATGGCTTTGAAAAAGCTCAAAGTTTACATACCGGGAATTTCTTTCCCTTCTATTTCAATTACCGGGAATTATTGTGCATTAAGCTGTGCCCACTGCGGAAAGCACTATCTCGAGGGGATGAAAAAGGTAACAAAGCAGAACCTCGTTGAATACTGCAAATCCCTTGAGAAAGAGGGATACAAAGGCTGTCTTCTAAGCGGTGGGATGGACTCGAGGCTGAAAGTACCCCTCGACCGTTATTCTTCGGAGATAGAACGGATAAAGAAAGAAACGGAGCTAAAGCTCAATGCCCATATAGGGTTTATAGAGGAGAAGGACTTGGAGTGGATAAAGCACGTTGATGTAGTCTCCCTTGATTTTGTTGGGGACGATGACGTCATTAGGAGGGTGTATAAGATAGAAAAGGGTGTCAAAGATTACCTTGCGATAATGGAGCTCCTAACGTCAAACGGGATCAGAGTTGCACCGCACATAACCATAGGGCTGGACTTTGGAAAGGTCTGGTGGGAGTACAGGGCTATTGACATGCTTGTCGAGTACCCGATTGACGTCCTGGTTCTCGACGTGCTTATTCCCACGAGAGGGACAGAAATGGAGAATGTAAAGGCCCCCTCCGTGGAGGAGAGTCTAAAGGTTATTAGATACGCCCGAGAAAGATTTGATGGGGAGCTCAGCGTTGGATGCATGAGGCCTATGGGGAAATGGAGGCTGGAGTTTGATAAAGGTGCCATAGCAGAGGGAATCGACAGAATAACAAACCCCCCAAGAAAAGTTATAGAATGGGCAAAAAAGATAAGGGAAGTTGAGATTATTTACGAATGCTGCGTTATGTGA
- a CDS encoding cation diffusion facilitator family transporter, producing the protein MEEVYRPLIASILGNVLLAILKVFVGFLYSSLALISDGIHSLSDVATSIVGYFGVKIASKPADKTHPFGHSRFESLFAFFIGILLFLVAYEIARDALKRIFSGHVIEVNSVMLAVVVISIVSKEAMTQYALRVGKKLNNQILVADAYHHRSDALSSVAVLIGLLLQRLGFTYGDALAGLVVALLVGKAAAEIVFKNVNYLTGTSPPFELCEKIKETALSVEGVVGVHDLRAHYVGPKLHVELHIEVPPHFTLKEAHDISEEVKRKIEDLDEVEAAFVHVDIKGITE; encoded by the coding sequence ATGGAAGAGGTTTACAGGCCTTTAATAGCGAGCATCCTTGGAAACGTTCTTTTGGCTATTCTGAAGGTTTTTGTTGGGTTCTTATACTCCAGTTTGGCTTTGATTTCCGATGGTATACACTCTCTCTCGGATGTTGCGACAAGTATCGTGGGCTACTTCGGGGTTAAGATCGCATCAAAGCCTGCCGATAAAACCCATCCCTTCGGCCATTCCAGATTTGAATCCCTGTTTGCCTTTTTTATAGGCATATTGCTCTTTCTGGTTGCTTATGAGATAGCCAGAGATGCCCTGAAAAGAATCTTCAGCGGGCATGTTATTGAAGTGAACTCAGTCATGCTTGCCGTTGTTGTGATTTCTATTGTCTCAAAGGAAGCAATGACCCAGTACGCCCTTAGAGTGGGAAAGAAGCTCAACAACCAGATACTTGTTGCAGATGCTTATCACCACAGGAGTGATGCACTGAGCAGTGTCGCTGTTTTAATAGGCTTACTCCTTCAAAGGCTGGGCTTTACCTATGGGGACGCTTTGGCAGGACTTGTCGTGGCTTTGCTTGTGGGTAAGGCTGCTGCTGAGATAGTCTTCAAGAATGTGAACTACCTAACAGGAACTTCTCCACCCTTTGAGCTGTGTGAAAAGATTAAAGAAACTGCACTCAGCGTTGAGGGTGTTGTTGGGGTGCATGACCTGAGGGCACACTACGTCGGTCCAAAGCTGCATGTTGAGCTGCACATAGAAGTTCCCCCACATTTCACCCTTAAAGAGGCACATGACATAAGCGAAGAAGTTAAAAGGAAAATCGAAGACCTCGATGAGGTTGAGGCGGCGTTTGTCCATGTAGATATCAAAGGGATAACGGAGTGA